Proteins encoded within one genomic window of Scomber japonicus isolate fScoJap1 chromosome 16, fScoJap1.pri, whole genome shotgun sequence:
- the fam98b gene encoding protein FAM98B: MEFDLLDSLEELGYDGPLMEEKALLEAAQAGLSSQEYVNLCRWLSSRLKLLCDVEESITSGPDDLDSLQVEMSGLLRELHCPHEEVISGILKGSTRDTKDHLKIVLFLSSELQAAHIVRSRHLSDKQQDERPEFQELLKICQTLNLPEPRDQDAAGVFSQIQDKVKKVLEDLPDGAIGNPVLKKSLSSEQWEKLNNINTALSSEYECRRRMLIKRLDVTVQSFGWSDRAKVKVDSMAKAYQPRRHSLRPQSMVDTAELLAAREDLCNVVKTSSGSSREKTTCAVNKILMGRVPDRGGRPSEIEAPPPEMPPWQKRQDGGGGGWGGRGGGRGGRGGGGGGWRGGGWNQGGHSGHGGYGGKRGRYQY; encoded by the exons ATGGAGTTTGACCTTTTAGACTCTTTAGAGGAGCTCGG cTATGACGGCCCCCTCATGGAGGAGAAGGCGCTGCTCGAAGCTGCACAGGCAGGCCTGTCCTCTCAGGAGTATGTGAACCTGTGCAGGTGGCTGTCATCCAGGTTAAAACTGCTCTGTGACGTGGAGGAGAGCATCACTTCTGGTCCAG ATGACCTGGACAGCCTCCAGGTGGAGATGAGCGGTCTGCTGAGGGAGCTGCACTGTCCCCATGAAGAAGTCATCTCAGGAATTCTTAAGGGCAGCACTCGAGATACAAAAGATCATCTTAAGATCGTCT tGTTTCTAAGCTCAGAGCTTCAGGCGGCTCATATCGTGAGGAGCAGACACCTTTCTGATAAACAGCAAGACGAGAGGCCGGAGTTCCAGGAGCTCCTGAAAATCTGTCAAACACTGAACCTTCCAGAGCCCCGAGACCAGGATGCAGCAGGCGTCTTCTCCCAAATACAAGACAAG GTTAAAAAGGTACTTGAAGATCTCCCAGACGGTGCCATTGGAAATCCAGTGCTGAAGAAGTCTCTCAGCAGTGAGCAGTGG GAGAAGTTGAACAACATAAACACAGCTCTGTCGTCGGAGTATGAGTGTCGGCGCAGGATGCTCATCAAGCGTCTGGACGTCACAGTTCAGTCCTTCGGGTGGTCAGACAGAGCTAAG GTAAAAGTGGACAGCATGGCGAAGGCCTACCAGCCGAGGAGACACTCTCTGAGGCCACAGTCGATGGTGGACACGGCCGAGCTGCTTGCCGCCAGAGAAGACCTCTGCAACGTGGTGAAGACCAGCAGCGGCtccagcagagagaaaacaacgTGTGCAGTCAACAAG ATCCTCATGGGGAGAGTGCCAGACCGAGGAGGACGACCCTCAGAGATTGAAGCCCCGCCTCCAGAGATGCCACCCTGGCAGAAAAGACAagatggaggagggggtggCTGGGGAGGCCGTGGTGGTggacgaggaggacgaggaggtggaggtggtggttgGAGAGGAGGCGGATGGAACCAAGGAGGACACAGTGGACATGGAGGATACGGAGGAAAAAGAGGACGGTACCAGTATTAA
- the ptpn21 gene encoding tyrosine-protein phosphatase non-receptor type 21 produces the protein MPLPFGLKLKRTRRYTVSSKSCLVTRIQLLNGEFVEFTLSVESTGQECLEAVAQRLELREITYFSLWYFNKQNQQRWIDLEKPLKKQLDKYGLEPTVYFGVVFYIPSVTQLQQEITRYQYYLQLKKDVLEGRISCSLEQAIRLASLAVQADFGDFNRYDSQEFLQKFVLFPIDWIQDERVLEEATQKVALLYQSFRGLSAPEAEMLYMQEVEKMEGYGQESYQAKDNTGTDVTLGSCLDGIFVKHKNGRPLLLFRWSEINNMSHNRSFFALELANREESVQFQTEDMETSKYVCRMCLARLKFYKINKSSLQTQPTVVNPVRRRSSTRISLPKPQSYMMPPPQMHYNGHFTEPYTSSQDNLYMNSQNGYYYHSQTSLDCSPLEYNSGGRLRNGSVYSAHSTSSLTNPQHYLQPSPMSSNPSITSDITRPDYVPSHRHSALIPPSYRATPDYETVMRQKNRGTGGGMVLSQEHRQSHSMRNLNIGNSYAYSRPDPLVYSQPEIRGEHGGAAHHHHYPFHLGSSFHSPSPYPYPTERRPVVGAVSVPELTNVQLQQAQEYPAPNIMRTHVYRPPPPYPYAHPRPANSTPDLSRHLYVSSSNPDLIITRRVHHSVQTFQEDSLPVAHSLQEVSEPLFSGPPHRHPHHAQKRNSIEIAGLAHSFEGMRVKERTVSSSAAETATPPPVLRGGRSQGSQLNVFLERTKTEDRGDIKDDVQYGHKKSLSDATMLVHSSGEEEEFEDDGGRHTPLSQDAIASIVSDQQSQPHHSFTSLSSLTPQQQTPIEPPPAYPIGSSLDPSITGSMTYKVHPLIQEGEPLYLPPDLRQPRIMPSVSEGDLSSHAKQKTKKDFKKRPVSDVPPGKKTVEGLPPPGMKKAARSEVKKMGPLKVAHLNGLSVSRQPMHDEVKDEPERASNDERCKALEQHMESGELLKEYESIPKRRPSGECTIAQLPESGDKNRFQDVLPYDDTRVELVPTKENNTGYINASHVRITVGGQEWSYIATQGPLSNTCQDFWQMVWEQGVSIIAMVTAEEESGREKSFRYWPRLGSRHNTVTYGRFKITTRFRTESGCYATTGLKIKHLLTGQERTVWHLQYTDWPDHGCPEDFKGFLTYLEEIQSVRRHTNSISDPKNTNLPVLVHCSAGVGRTGVIILSEIMIACLEHNEMLDVRTVLSKLRNQRMMMVQTLSQYTFIYRVLIQYLRSSRLI, from the exons ATGCCCTTGCCATTTGGCTTGAAACTCAAAAGGACTCGAAGGTATACTGTTTCAAGCAAGAGCTGTCTTGTCACTCGGATTCAGCTGCTCAATGGGGAGTTTGTTGAGTTTACACTTTCAGTGGAGAGCACCGGGCAGGAATGTTTGGAGGCAGTTGCTCAGAGACTCGAGTTAAGAGAG ATAACATACTTCAGTCTGTGGTACTTCAACAAGCAGAACCAGCAGAGATGGATTGACTTGGAGAAGCCGCTGAAAAAGCAGCTGGACAAGTATGGGCTGGAGCCAACCGTTtactttggagttgtgttttaCATACCCAGTGTCACCCAACTGCAACAGGAGATCACAAG ATATCAGTATTACCTGCAGCTGAAGAAGGATGTTCTGGAGGGCAGGATCTCATGCTCTCTAGAGCAAGCCATCCGTTTAGCTAGCCTAGCAGTGCAAG CTGACTTCGGAGACTTCAATCGATATGATTCCCAGGAGTTCCTGCAGAAGTTTGTGCTGTTCCCCATT GACTGGATCCAAGATGAGCGAGTACTGGAAGAGGCCACTCAGAAGGTGGCTCTTCTATATCAGTCCTTCAG gGGTTTGTCAGCCCCGGAGGCAGAGATGCTGTACATGCAGGAAGTGGAGAAAATGGAAGGATATGGCCAGGAGAGTTATCAAGCCAAG GACAATACAGGCACAGATGTTACCCTGGGATCCTGCCTCGATGGCATCTTTGTCAAGCATAAAAATGGCAGACCACTTCTTTTATTTAG GTGGAGTGAAATTAACAACATGAGTCACAACAGGTCTTTCTTTGCCCTGGAGCTAGCCAACAGAGAGGAGAGTGTTCAGTTCCAGACC GAAGACATGGAAACCTCCAAATATGTGTGCCGGATGTGTCTGGCCAGACTCAAGTTTTATAAGATTAACAAGAGCAGCct TCAAACGCAGCCCACAGTCGTCAACCCAGTCAGACGGAGATCTTCTACCAGAATATCTCTG CCAAAGCCTCAGAGCTACATGATGCCCCCTCCGCAAATGCACTACAATGGCCATTTCACAGAGCCTTACACATCATCACAAG ACAACCTGTACATGAACAGTCAGAATGGTTACTACTACCACTCCCAGACCAGCCTGGACTGCTCTCCTCTGGAATACAACAGCGGGGGACGTTTACGAAACGGCAGCGTGTACAGCGCCCACAGCACCAGTTCTCTAACCAATCCTCAGCACTACCTTCAGCCCTCACCCATGTCCTCCAATCCCTCTATCACCAGTGATATCACCAGGCCGGACTACGTCCCTTCGCACCGTCACAGCGCTCTCATCCCACCCTCCTACCGCGCCACTCCTGATTACGAGACAGTGATGCGTCAAAAGAacagaggaacaggaggaggaatggTTTTGTCTCAAGAGCATCGGCAGAGTCACTCCATGAGGAACCTCAACATCGGAAACTCATACGCCTACAGCAGGCCAGACCCTCTAGTTTACAGCCAGCCAGAGATCAGGGGGGAGCACGGTGGAGcagcacaccaccaccactatcCCTTCCATCTGGGTTCCAGCTTCCACAGCCCGTCTCCTTACCCCTACCCCACAGAGAGGAGACCTGTGGTGGGGGCAGTCAGTGTCCCAGAGCTCACAAATGTCCAGTTACAGCAGGCCCAAGAGTATCCAGCCCCCAACATAATGAGAACACACGTGTACCGACCACCTCCGCCTTACCCATACGCCCATCCCCGTCCTGCTAACAGCACACCTGACCTGTCGCGTCACCTGTACGTCAGCAGTAGCAACCCAGACCTGATCATCACGCGGCGTGTGCACCATTCAGTACAAACTTTCCAAGAGGACAGCCTGCCTGTGGCTCACTCCTTACAAGAGGTGTCAGAGCCTCTTTTCAGCGGACCCCCACACAGACACCCACATCATGCCCAGAAGCGTAATTCCATTGAGATTGCTGGACTGGCGCATAGTTTCGAGGGGATGAGGGTCAAAGAGCGGACCGTGTCTTCTTCAGCAGCTGAAACGGCCACGCCCCCTCCAGTCCTGCGTGGAGGTCGCTCTCAGGGATCTCAGCTCAACGTGTTCTTGGAACGCACAAAGACGGAGGACAGGGGAGACATTAAGGACGATGTGCAGTACGGACACAAGAAATCCCTTTCGGACGCCACCATGCTGGTTCATAGTAGTGGTGAAGAAGAGGAGTTTGAGGATGACGGCGGACGTCACACTCCACTTTCTCAGGACGCTATAGCATCAATTGTTTCAGACCAGCAATCACAACCGCATCACAGCTTCACATCTCTCTCCTCGCTGACGCCTCAGCAACAAACTCCCATTGAGCCTCCTCCTGCATACCCCATAGGTTCCTCCCTGGACCCCTCTATAACCGGCTCCATGACCTACAAGGTTCACCCCCTGATCCAGGAGGGGGAGCCTCTGTACCTGCCGCCAGATTTACGGCAGCCAAGGATTATGCCCTCAGTCTCAGAGGGAGACCTGAGCAGCCACGCCAAGCAGAAAACTAAGAAAGACTTCAAGAAGAGGCCTGTATCTGATGTGCCACCTGGGAAGAAAACAGTGGAAGGCTTGCCCCCTCCG GGCATGAAGAAAGCAGCTAGGTCAGAGGTGAAGAAGATGGGCCCTCTGAAGGTGGCTCATCTCAATGGGCTGTCAGTATCCAGGCAGCCAATGCACGACGAGGTCAAGGATGAGCCTGAAAGAGCTTCTAATGACGAGAGG TGTAAAGCGCTGGAGCAGCACATGGAGAGTGGCGAGCTGTTAAAGGAATACGAGAGTATCCCAAAGCGTCGTCCGTCAGGGGAATGCACCATCGCCCAGCTGCCAGAGAGCGGAGACAAAAACCGCTTCCAAGACGTCCTGCCTTATGACGATACCCGAGTGGAGCTGGTTCCCACGAAAGAGAACAACACAGGCTACATCAATGCGTCGCACGTTAGA ATAACAGTAGGTGGACAGGAGTGGAGCTACATCGCCACACAGGGTCCCCTGTCAAACACATGCCAGGACTTCTGGCAGATGGTGTGGGAACAGGGAGTATCCATCATCGCCATGGTCACAGCTGAAGAG GAGAGCGGCAGAGAGAAGAGCTTCCGGTACTGGCCCCGACTCGGCTCACGACACAACACGGTGACATACGGCCGCTTTAAGATCACCACACGGTTCCGCACAGAGTCTGGCTGCTACGCCACCACAGGGCTGAAGATCAAACACCTCCTGACGGGCCAAGAGAGGACTGTCTGGCACCTGCAGTACACAGACTGGCCCGACCACGGCTGTCCCGAGGACTTCAAAGGCTTCCTCA CCTACCTGGAGGAGATCCAGTCTGTGAGGAGACACACTAACAGCATCAGTGACCCAAAGAACACCAACCTACCTGTGCTGGTCCACTGCAGTGCTGGAGTGGGACGCACTGGAGTGATCATCCTGTCCGAGATCATGATAGCCTGTCTAGAACACAATGAG ATGCTGGATGTCAGAACTGTCCTGTCGAAGCTGCGTAatcagaggatgatgatggttcAGACCTTGTCTCAGTACACCTTCATCTACAGGGTCCTCATCCAGTACCTCCGCAGCTCCAGGCTAATCTGA
- the spata7 gene encoding spermatogenesis-associated protein 7 yields the protein MGYAECNCIMDSRIGSASSIPGLGKRGQTLKSSPFCPRSSSKLTQSIIKDHMVAHYKKIYSAKAAVDASVPKSLTHSVKYNDQIRQEQLMKGGRPQSAHSLSQRNSRASCSSAQSRLSVEYDDSPSLCSRSSMVSSPRFSTSFHAKEIVYPSYKAGPQNHHTCSASELKYRSPGATSHRKLSLCSLEASGDQSCYNTFQDPVQKTYSGDLLQKHSRHFTQDKPFTPKTLKSEKSSYLSKYRYYRAPRRNLTQDCTNSRLMRQETYHGSTKTKEYAQEFYEPSQEFATEHELSEDEVNGTYFSASTKQTQAKKTRDHDFFLSSTSVLSEGGKSPIMKSVSAEEEELMYLEFVSDVTEDILSRGSISDRVLDRVIKRHIDMNRHRLNVGKMRHLLEVLRKDFEEPTNTSTSSAELQKKEKYLLDKLLPGLESGDMNRQKTKEDHDLLPYVSLIKYGGSPSYDDPLLVSTPLCSPKRTASPAETSEKAEEDVNQENGISSPSLTEHVSANAGLREEDFYQVHKETEAINEKHEYTTLFRDEGSHQDQAEVSHDGQSEEVEDLGRSLSESLHITNNTHCDNTEAANEQHRNTVASDEEFF from the exons ATGGGATACGCTGAGTGTAATTGTATCATGGACTCGAGAATAG GGAGTGCATCATCTATACCTGGTCTTGGTAAGAGAGGACAAACCTTGAAAAGTAGTC CTTTTTGCCCTCGCTCCTCCAGCAAGTTGACACAGTCCATCATTAAAGACCACATGGTGGCTCATTACAAAAAGATTTACTCAGCTAAAG CTGCCGTTGATGCCTCAGTACCTAAAAGCTTGACACACAGTGTAAAGT ATAATGACCAAATCAGGCAGGAGCAGTTGATGAAAGGAGGTCGTCCCCAGTCagcccactctctctctcagaggaATAGCAGAGCTTCCTGCTCCTCTGCCCAA AGTAGATTGTCTGTGGAGTATGATGACAGCCCCTCCCTCTGCTCAAGGAGCTCCATGGTCTCCAGCCCAAGGTTCAGCACCTCCTTTCATGCAAAGGAGATAGTTTATCCATCATATAAAGCAGGTCCTCAGAACCATCACACTTGCTCAGCTTCAGAATTGAAGTACCGGAGCCCAGGGGCCACTTCACACAGAAAGCTGTCTTTATGTTCACTTGAAGCTTCAGGAGACCAAAGTTGCTACAATACTTTCCAAGACCCTGTCCAGAAGACGTATAGTGGAGACCTGCTCCAGAAACATTCACGGCACTTTACTCAAGACAAACCTTTCACCCCTAAGACCTTGAAATCAGAAAAGAGCTCGTACCTGTCAAAATATCGCTACTACAGAGCACCACGAAGGAACCTTACTCAGGATTGCACCAACTCAAGATTGATGCGACAGGAGACATATCATGGAAG cacaaaaacaaaggaATACGCACAGGAATTTTATGAGCCATCTCAG gaattTGCTACTGAGCACGAGTTGTCTGAGGATGAGGTCAATGGCACATATTTCTCAGCATCTACAAAACAGACTCAAGCTAAGAAGACCAGAGACCAtgatttctttctctcctcaaccag TGTTTTATCAGAGGGCGGAAAATCTCCTATTATGAAGAGTGTATCTGCTGA GGAAGAAGAACTAATGTACCTCGAATTTGTTTCTGATGTAACGGAAGACATCCTATCCAGGGGGTCCATCTCTGACAG GGTCCTAGACCGGGTGATAAAGCGTCATATCGATATGAATCGGCATCGGCTTAATGTG GGTAAAATGCGCCACCTTCTGGAAGTTCTACGTAAAGATTTTGAGGAGCCGACCAACACGTCCACCTCTAGTGCAGAGCttcaaaaaaaggagaaatatcTGCTTGATAAACTCCTGCCAGGGCTAGAATCAGGGGATATGAACCGCcagaaaaccaaagaagacCATGACCTTCTCCCTTATGTGTCACTGATCAAATATGGTGGGTCGCCAAGCTATGATGACCCTTTATTGGTTTCTACACCGTTGTGCTCTCCTAAACGGACTGCTTCACCAGCTGAAACAAGCGAAAAGGCAGAGGAGGATGTCAATCAGGAAAATGGAATCAGCTCTCCTTCTCTCACTGAGCATGTTTCTGCTAATGCAGGACTCCGTGAAGAGGACTTTTATCAGGTTCATAAAGAAACAGAAGCCATCAATGAAAAGCATGAATACACCACTTTGTTCAGGGATGAAGGATCCCATCAAGACCAAGCTGAGGTCAGTCACGATGGGCAATCTGAAGAGGTCGAAGACCTGGGAAGAAGTTTGTCAGAGTCACTGCATATTACCAACAATACACACTGTGACAACACGGAGGCGGCAAACGAGCAACATAGAAATACAGTTGCCAGTGATGAGGAGTTCTTCTGA